The proteins below are encoded in one region of Pseudomonas putida NBRC 14164:
- a CDS encoding RHS repeat-associated core domain-containing protein: MEAKFFYKESTLISVVAGERASRYVRTKDVIMCELANNIAPASLLACELSGTVNVAASFNKWMKFVYAPYGRRSNNFSEASQLGFNGEYLHPGIAMYLPGNGYRAYNPATMRFLSPDSISPFQVVNAYGYCGNDPINKADPSGHFPVLAQGHAIKLKARIKLLKASSMEMQLNLDSVKNLGHTARLKDAEAIASLAKQGIQKAYVEASPAFNWLSGKLQNPKYAGGGKLIKETLLEFHAAYRRTQERVDVAVESKIGDWAKNEAELNIEVEKAMLTVRGAPNL; encoded by the coding sequence ATGGAAGCAAAATTCTTTTATAAAGAAAGTACATTGATCAGTGTTGTGGCGGGTGAGCGTGCGTCGCGCTATGTACGCACGAAAGACGTGATCATGTGCGAGCTTGCTAATAATATTGCGCCGGCATCACTGCTCGCCTGCGAGCTTAGCGGCACCGTAAACGTGGCTGCAAGCTTTAATAAGTGGATGAAGTTTGTATACGCACCTTACGGTCGCAGGTCTAATAATTTCTCCGAGGCCTCTCAGTTAGGTTTCAATGGTGAATACTTGCATCCGGGGATCGCGATGTATTTGCCAGGAAATGGTTATCGTGCCTACAATCCTGCCACGATGCGGTTCCTTTCGCCTGATAGCATTTCACCTTTTCAGGTTGTCAATGCTTATGGCTACTGCGGGAATGATCCGATTAACAAGGCAGATCCTAGTGGCCATTTCCCCGTTTTAGCGCAGGGTCATGCTATTAAGCTGAAAGCGAGGATTAAGCTTTTAAAAGCTAGTAGCATGGAAATGCAACTAAATTTAGATTCTGTAAAGAATCTTGGCCATACGGCCCGGCTGAAGGATGCAGAGGCTATAGCGTCGCTTGCCAAGCAAGGGATTCAAAAAGCCTATGTGGAGGCGAGTCCTGCCTTCAATTGGCTGTCCGGAAAGCTTCAAAACCCGAAATACGCAGGTGGCGGAAAGTTGATTAAAGAGACTTTGCTAGAATTTCATGCGGCCTATAGAAGGACTCAAGAACGAGTTGATGTGGCGGTCGAATCCAAAATAGGCGACTGGGCTAAAAATGAAGCGGAGCTCAATATTGAGGTTGAAAAGGCCATGTTGACTGTAAGGGGGGCACCTAATCTCTGA
- the der gene encoding ribosome biogenesis GTPase Der, translating to MVPVIALVGRPNVGKSTMFNRLTKTRDAIVGDLSGLTRDRQYGDASWQGRSFILIDTGGITGDEVGMDEKMAEQSLMAIEEADYVLFLVDARAGMTAADQMIAEHLRKRNKSAILVANKIDNIDPDVARAEFSPMGMGNAIPVAGSQGRGISALMEAVLGHLPRDAEEEALDQNVAEGEEAVRIPGPSEKDGIKIAIIGRPNVGKSTLVNRMLGEERVVVYDEPGTTRDSIYIPFERDGDKYTFIDTAGVRKRGKIHEEVEKFSVVKTLQAIKDANVVIFVMDAREGVVDHDLNLLGFALEAGRAIVIALNKWDGMEPGERAYVKTELERRLFFVDFADIHFISALHGTGVGNLYKSVQAAFTSAVTRWPTSRLTQILEDAVSEHQPPLVNGRRIKLRYAHLGGANPPLIVIHGNQTESIPKSYSRYLENTYRRVLKLVGTPIRIEYKGGENPFEGKKNTLTDRQVNKKRRLMSHHKKAEKKRRDKR from the coding sequence ATGGTTCCCGTAATTGCCCTGGTGGGCCGCCCGAACGTCGGCAAATCCACCATGTTCAACCGCCTGACCAAAACCCGCGATGCCATCGTGGGTGACCTGTCGGGCCTGACCCGTGACCGCCAGTATGGTGATGCCAGCTGGCAGGGTCGTTCCTTCATCCTGATCGACACCGGCGGTATTACCGGTGACGAAGTGGGCATGGACGAAAAAATGGCCGAGCAGTCGCTCATGGCCATCGAAGAAGCCGACTATGTGCTGTTTCTGGTCGATGCCCGCGCCGGCATGACCGCCGCTGACCAGATGATTGCCGAGCACCTGCGCAAGCGCAACAAGTCGGCGATTCTGGTCGCCAACAAGATCGACAACATCGACCCCGATGTTGCCCGCGCCGAGTTCTCGCCGATGGGCATGGGCAACGCCATTCCGGTGGCGGGCTCCCAGGGCCGTGGTATCAGCGCCCTGATGGAAGCCGTGCTCGGCCACCTGCCACGTGATGCCGAGGAAGAAGCCCTCGACCAGAACGTCGCCGAAGGCGAGGAGGCCGTGCGCATTCCTGGCCCAAGCGAGAAGGATGGCATCAAGATCGCCATCATCGGCCGCCCGAACGTCGGCAAGTCGACCCTGGTCAACCGCATGCTCGGCGAAGAGCGTGTGGTGGTCTACGACGAGCCGGGTACTACCCGAGACAGTATCTACATCCCGTTCGAGCGTGATGGTGACAAGTACACCTTCATCGACACCGCCGGCGTGCGCAAGCGCGGCAAGATCCACGAGGAAGTCGAGAAGTTCTCGGTGGTCAAGACGCTGCAGGCGATCAAGGACGCCAACGTCGTCATCTTCGTCATGGACGCCCGTGAAGGGGTGGTCGACCACGACCTGAACCTGCTGGGCTTCGCCCTCGAAGCCGGCCGCGCCATCGTCATCGCGCTGAACAAGTGGGATGGCATGGAGCCGGGTGAGCGCGCCTACGTGAAGACCGAGCTGGAGCGCCGGCTGTTCTTCGTCGACTTCGCCGACATCCACTTCATCTCCGCCTTGCACGGCACCGGCGTGGGCAACCTGTACAAGTCGGTGCAGGCCGCATTCACCTCGGCTGTGACCCGCTGGCCAACCAGCCGCCTGACGCAGATCCTCGAAGATGCTGTCAGCGAGCACCAGCCACCGCTGGTCAACGGCCGTCGCATCAAGCTGCGCTATGCCCACCTTGGTGGTGCCAACCCGCCGCTGATCGTGATCCACGGCAACCAGACCGAGAGCATTCCCAAGTCGTACTCGCGTTACCTGGAAAACACCTACCGCCGGGTGCTGAAGCTGGTCGGTACGCCGATCCGCATCGAGTACAAGGGCGGTGAGAACCCGTTCGAGGGCAAGAAAAACACCCTTACCGACCGCCAGGTCAACAAGAAGCGCCGCTTGATGTCGCACCACAAGAAGGCCGAGAAGAAGCGCCGCGACAAGCGCTGA
- a CDS encoding tetratricopeptide repeat protein, with product MSSTDDDDLAGVKDWWNRNGKPLLTGALLAGVVVLGWNTWHKYQNNQSQGASQLYQALLETSLTPTGQPDATKVAELAGKLKSEFGGTAYAQYGSLFVAKVAVESGKLDDAAAELKGVLDKPADVTLGEISRQRLARVLAAQNKAEDALKLLDGDADKAFLASREELKGDLLVQLGRADDAHSAYEKAKAALSDEAAVGGLQLKLDDLAKGDA from the coding sequence GTGTCGAGTACCGATGATGATGACCTGGCAGGGGTCAAGGACTGGTGGAACCGCAACGGCAAGCCGCTGCTGACTGGCGCATTGCTGGCAGGCGTGGTGGTGTTGGGCTGGAATACCTGGCACAAGTACCAGAACAACCAGTCGCAAGGTGCCTCGCAGCTGTATCAGGCGTTGCTTGAAACCAGCCTGACGCCGACTGGCCAGCCAGACGCCACCAAGGTCGCGGAACTGGCCGGCAAGCTCAAGAGCGAGTTTGGCGGTACCGCCTATGCCCAGTACGGCAGCCTGTTCGTGGCCAAGGTCGCGGTCGAGAGCGGCAAGCTCGACGACGCCGCTGCCGAGCTCAAAGGCGTGCTGGACAAGCCGGCCGACGTGACCCTGGGCGAGATTTCGCGCCAGCGTCTGGCCCGCGTGCTGGCCGCCCAGAACAAGGCCGAGGATGCCCTCAAGCTGCTCGACGGCGACGCCGACAAGGCCTTCCTGGCCAGTCGTGAAGAGTTGAAGGGTGACCTGCTGGTACAGCTGGGTCGCGCCGACGACGCGCACAGCGCTTACGAAAAAGCCAAGGCTGCGTTGTCCGATGAGGCGGCGGTCGGTGGCCTGCAATTGAAGCTGGATGACCTGGCTAAAGGGGACGCGTAA
- a CDS encoding RodZ domain-containing protein: MNAAHPEVAVAPGQNPGELLRLAREKRDWSQAEVARKLNLTVSSLNHVETGAFDKLPGHTFARGYIRAYAKLMDLDQATLVEAFDRYTGTHAKGSDVHSLGRIEEPVRLSHNILRGVSLLLLVAVVGGGFVWWQDQGSLRGKDLAKMALEHVEVESADGTTQIHPLDEPEDQAVTAGQQPESAPLALEQGTAEQPAATAEQAPASPAPTAAAPAPAQQVPAQPAASVAPAPVAPATPAPAAVAPAAPAAAVAAAEPAAVPAGSAKVAIQFTADCWTQVSDGNGKVLFSAVKRKGDNLELTGKPPFAVRLGFARGAQVSYNGQAVDVAPFTSGETARLKLGQ; this comes from the coding sequence ATGAACGCCGCGCATCCCGAAGTAGCAGTAGCGCCTGGCCAGAACCCCGGTGAGCTTTTGCGCCTGGCCCGTGAGAAACGGGACTGGTCTCAAGCCGAGGTGGCCCGCAAGCTCAACCTCACTGTCAGTTCGTTGAACCATGTGGAAACCGGCGCCTTCGACAAGCTGCCCGGGCATACCTTCGCCCGTGGCTATATCCGCGCCTATGCCAAGTTGATGGACCTTGACCAGGCCACCCTGGTAGAAGCCTTCGACCGCTACACCGGTACCCACGCCAAAGGCAGCGATGTGCACTCGCTGGGGCGCATCGAAGAGCCGGTACGCCTGTCGCACAACATCCTGCGCGGCGTCAGCCTGTTGTTGCTGGTGGCCGTGGTCGGCGGTGGCTTCGTCTGGTGGCAGGACCAGGGCAGCCTGCGTGGCAAGGACCTGGCCAAGATGGCCCTGGAGCACGTCGAAGTCGAAAGCGCCGACGGCACCACTCAGATTCACCCGCTTGACGAGCCTGAAGATCAGGCTGTTACCGCTGGCCAGCAGCCTGAGAGTGCGCCGCTGGCACTGGAGCAGGGCACTGCCGAACAGCCTGCCGCTACCGCCGAACAGGCCCCGGCAAGCCCGGCACCCACGGCTGCTGCACCCGCACCCGCCCAGCAGGTGCCTGCGCAGCCCGCAGCCAGCGTAGCGCCTGCTCCGGTCGCACCGGCCACCCCTGCACCGGCCGCCGTTGCGCCAGCAGCACCTGCAGCCGCCGTGGCCGCTGCCGAGCCCGCCGCAGTACCGGCAGGCAGCGCCAAGGTCGCCATCCAGTTCACCGCCGATTGCTGGACCCAGGTCTCCGATGGCAACGGCAAGGTGCTGTTCAGCGCCGTCAAGCGCAAGGGGGACAACCTCGAGCTGACCGGCAAGCCGCCGTTCGCGGTGCGCCTGGGCTTTGCCCGTGGCGCCCAGGTCAGCTACAACGGCCAGGCCGTCGATGTTGCCCCGTTCACCAGTGGCGAGACTGCTCGCCTGAAGTTGGGACAGTAA
- the hisS gene encoding histidine--tRNA ligase has translation MSKSLQAIRGMNDILPEQSPLWRYFEGTVAGLLDTYGYSQIRTPIVEFTELFKRSIGEVTDIVEKEMYTFEDRNGDSLTLRPEGTAACVRAVLEHGITGNGQVQKLWYIGQMFRHERPQKGRYRQFHQIGVEVFNLDGPDIDAELIMLTWRLWGLLGIQDAVKLELNSLGTSEARARYRDALVEFLSARLEQLDEDSQRRLKSNPLRILDSKDQNTQAVLVGAPKLEDYLDEASRVHFEGLKARLDAAGIPFVINTKLVRGLDYYSKTVFEWVTDKLGSQGTVCAGGRYDGLVEQMGGKPTTGVGFAMGIERLILLLETLGQVPESINRQIDVYLCAFGEQAELAGLRLSETLRDRLPGLRLAVNAGGGSFKSQFKKADKSGALFALILGDEELARQEIGFKPLRGQGEQQNIAWDALAEHLETAIAQA, from the coding sequence GTGAGCAAATCGCTGCAAGCCATCCGTGGCATGAACGACATCCTGCCAGAACAGTCGCCACTGTGGCGCTACTTCGAAGGCACCGTGGCCGGTCTGCTGGATACCTACGGGTACAGCCAGATCCGTACGCCGATCGTCGAGTTCACCGAGCTGTTCAAGCGCTCGATCGGTGAAGTGACCGACATCGTCGAAAAAGAGATGTACACCTTCGAGGACCGCAACGGCGATTCGCTGACCCTGCGCCCCGAAGGCACCGCCGCGTGCGTACGTGCCGTGCTGGAGCATGGCATCACCGGCAACGGCCAGGTGCAGAAACTGTGGTACATCGGCCAGATGTTCCGCCACGAGCGCCCGCAGAAGGGCCGCTACCGCCAGTTCCACCAGATTGGCGTGGAAGTGTTCAACCTGGATGGCCCGGACATCGATGCCGAGCTGATCATGCTGACCTGGCGCCTGTGGGGCCTGCTGGGCATCCAGGATGCGGTCAAGCTGGAGCTCAACAGCCTGGGTACCAGCGAAGCCCGTGCGCGCTACCGTGATGCGCTGGTCGAGTTCCTCTCGGCGCGCCTCGAGCAACTGGACGAAGACAGCCAGCGCCGCCTGAAGAGCAACCCGCTGCGCATCCTCGACAGCAAGGACCAGAACACCCAGGCGGTGCTGGTGGGGGCGCCCAAGCTGGAAGATTACCTGGACGAAGCCTCGCGCGTGCACTTCGAGGGCCTCAAGGCCCGCCTGGACGCCGCCGGCATTCCGTTCGTGATCAATACCAAGCTGGTGCGTGGCCTGGACTACTACAGCAAGACCGTATTCGAGTGGGTCACCGACAAGCTCGGTTCCCAGGGCACCGTGTGCGCCGGTGGCCGCTACGACGGCCTGGTCGAGCAGATGGGCGGCAAGCCGACCACGGGCGTCGGTTTCGCCATGGGTATCGAGCGCCTGATCCTGCTGCTGGAAACCCTGGGCCAGGTGCCGGAGTCCATCAACCGCCAGATCGACGTCTACCTGTGCGCCTTTGGCGAGCAGGCCGAGCTGGCTGGCCTGCGCCTGTCCGAAACCCTGCGCGACCGCTTGCCGGGCCTGCGCCTGGCGGTGAACGCGGGCGGTGGCAGCTTCAAGAGCCAGTTCAAGAAAGCCGACAAGAGCGGGGCGCTGTTCGCCCTGATCCTCGGTGACGAGGAACTGGCCAGGCAAGAAATCGGCTTCAAGCCCCTGCGTGGCCAGGGCGAACAACAGAACATTGCCTGGGATGCTCTGGCAGAGCACCTGGAAACCGCGATCGCGCAAGCGTAA
- the bamB gene encoding outer membrane protein assembly factor BamB has protein sequence MIGWKHAAVLTLAVLAAGCSSNSKKELPPAELTKFTEEVVLKKQWSRSIGDGQGETYNTLVPAIENDRIYASDVNGEVFALDRITGDVVWKKDLELQVSGAVGVGYGLVMLGTLKGEVIALDSSTGEERWRSRVTSEVLAPPANNGDVVVVQTQDDRLIGLDAATGDRRWIYENSPAVLTLRGTGAPIATNRLAVAGLSTGKVVAVDINNGVPVWESRVAIPKGRSELDRVVDIDGGLLLSGGTLYVSTYQGRVAGLDLESGRELWQRDASSYVGVAQGFGNVYVSEASGTVEGVDERSSSALWSNDSMARRQLTAPEVFSSYVAVGDFEGYLHLLSQVDGRFVGRERIDSDGLRARPLVVGDTIYVFGNSGKLEALTIR, from the coding sequence GTGATCGGTTGGAAACATGCAGCAGTGCTGACCCTGGCCGTACTGGCCGCCGGTTGCAGCAGCAACAGCAAGAAGGAACTGCCCCCGGCCGAGCTGACCAAGTTCACCGAGGAAGTGGTGCTGAAGAAGCAGTGGAGCCGTTCGATCGGTGACGGCCAGGGTGAGACCTACAACACCCTGGTACCGGCCATCGAAAACGACCGTATCTACGCCTCCGACGTCAATGGCGAAGTCTTCGCCCTCGACCGCATCACCGGTGACGTGGTGTGGAAGAAGGACCTGGAGCTGCAGGTTTCCGGCGCTGTCGGCGTGGGCTACGGCCTGGTCATGCTCGGCACCCTCAAGGGCGAAGTCATTGCCCTGGACTCCAGCACCGGTGAAGAGCGTTGGCGCTCGCGCGTGACCAGCGAAGTGCTGGCCCCGCCTGCCAACAACGGTGATGTGGTGGTGGTGCAGACCCAGGACGATCGCCTGATCGGCCTGGATGCCGCCACTGGCGACCGCCGCTGGATCTACGAGAACTCCCCGGCCGTACTGACCCTGCGTGGTACCGGTGCTCCGATCGCCACCAATCGCCTGGCCGTCGCCGGCCTGTCCACCGGCAAGGTGGTCGCGGTGGACATCAACAACGGTGTGCCGGTGTGGGAAAGCCGCGTGGCCATCCCGAAGGGCCGTTCCGAGCTGGACCGTGTGGTTGATATCGACGGCGGCTTGCTGCTGTCTGGTGGTACCCTGTACGTCAGCACCTACCAGGGCCGTGTAGCGGGCCTGGACCTGGAAAGCGGCCGCGAGCTGTGGCAGCGCGATGCTTCCAGCTATGTGGGCGTCGCCCAGGGCTTCGGTAACGTCTACGTCAGCGAAGCTTCGGGTACCGTGGAAGGCGTGGATGAGCGCTCTTCCAGCGCCCTGTGGAGCAACGACAGCATGGCTCGCCGCCAGCTGACCGCCCCTGAAGTGTTCAGCAGCTACGTGGCTGTGGGTGACTTTGAGGGTTACCTGCACCTGCTGAGCCAGGTGGATGGCCGCTTCGTCGGCCGTGAACGTATCGATAGCGATGGCCTGCGCGCCCGCCCACTTGTGGTCGGCGACACCATCTATGTCTTTGGCAACAGCGGTAAGCTCGAGGCACTGACCATCCGCTGA
- a CDS encoding amidohydrolase, whose amino-acid sequence MRDLSTLPNLKVALVQTTLAWHDREANYAHFEVLLEQVGEVDLVILPEMFTTGFSMDSESLAEPENGPTYKWLKAQAKKYNAVITGSVIIQAADGSHRNRLLWARPDGEILHYDKRHLFRMAGEHKHYTPGERQVQFELKGWRIRPLICYDLRFPVWSRDAQDTDLLLYTANWPAARRQHWNRLLPARGIENLCYVAAVNRVGTDGKGFAYSGDSQVLDFQGESLLGAGEADGVFTAVLSAAELAAYRAKFPANLDADTFDLH is encoded by the coding sequence ATGCGCGATCTGAGCACACTGCCCAACCTGAAAGTCGCCCTGGTGCAAACCACCCTGGCCTGGCACGACCGCGAGGCCAACTATGCACACTTCGAGGTGTTGCTGGAGCAGGTAGGGGAGGTGGACCTGGTAATCCTGCCAGAGATGTTCACCACCGGTTTTTCGATGGATTCCGAAAGCCTGGCCGAACCGGAGAATGGCCCGACCTACAAATGGCTGAAGGCCCAGGCGAAGAAGTACAACGCGGTGATCACCGGCAGCGTGATCATCCAGGCCGCCGATGGCAGCCACCGCAACCGCCTGCTATGGGCGCGGCCGGACGGCGAGATATTGCACTACGACAAGCGCCACCTGTTCCGCATGGCCGGTGAGCACAAGCACTACACCCCCGGTGAACGCCAGGTGCAGTTCGAGCTCAAGGGTTGGCGAATTCGCCCGCTGATTTGCTACGACCTGCGGTTCCCGGTGTGGAGCCGTGACGCCCAGGACACCGACCTGCTGCTTTACACCGCCAACTGGCCGGCTGCACGCCGCCAGCACTGGAACCGTCTGCTACCGGCGCGGGGCATCGAGAACCTGTGCTATGTGGCAGCGGTGAACCGGGTGGGCACGGACGGCAAGGGCTTTGCCTATTCGGGCGACAGCCAGGTGCTGGACTTCCAGGGCGAGAGCCTGCTCGGTGCAGGCGAGGCAGACGGGGTGTTTACCGCCGTGTTGAGCGCTGCGGAACTGGCGGCGTACCGGGCCAAGTTCCCGGCCAACCTGGATGCCGATACCTTCGATTTACACTGA
- the ispG gene encoding flavodoxin-dependent (E)-4-hydroxy-3-methylbut-2-enyl-diphosphate synthase — protein sequence MHGESPIKRRESRKIWVGNVPVGGDAPIAVQSMTNTDTNDVAATVAQIQRLVDAGVDIVRVSVPDMDAAEAFGKIKQLVSVPLVADIHFDYKIALRVAELGVDCLRINPGNIGREDRVRAVVDAARDRGIPIRIGVNAGSLEKDLQKKYGEPTPAALVESALRHVEHLDRLDFQDFKVSVKASDVFMAVEAYRLLAKQIVQPLHLGITEAGGLRSGTVKSAVGLGMLLAEGIGDTIRISLAADPVEEVKVGYDILKSLHLRSRGINFIACPSCSRQNFDVVKTMNELEGRLEDLLVPLDVAVIGCVVNGPGEAKEAHVGLTGGTPNLIYIDGKPAQKLTNDNLVDELERLIRQKAAEKVEADAALIARG from the coding sequence ATGCACGGCGAATCTCCGATCAAACGTCGCGAATCCCGCAAAATCTGGGTCGGCAATGTGCCGGTAGGTGGTGATGCACCTATCGCGGTGCAGAGCATGACCAACACCGACACCAACGATGTCGCCGCCACCGTGGCGCAAATCCAGCGCCTGGTCGATGCCGGCGTGGACATCGTGCGGGTTTCGGTGCCGGACATGGACGCGGCCGAGGCGTTTGGCAAGATCAAGCAACTGGTCAGCGTGCCGCTGGTCGCCGACATCCACTTCGACTACAAGATCGCCCTGCGCGTGGCCGAACTGGGCGTCGATTGCCTGCGTATCAACCCGGGTAACATCGGCCGCGAAGACCGTGTACGCGCCGTGGTTGATGCTGCCCGCGACCGTGGCATACCGATCCGCATCGGCGTCAACGCCGGGTCCCTGGAAAAGGACCTGCAGAAGAAGTACGGCGAACCGACCCCGGCGGCGCTGGTGGAGTCGGCCCTGCGCCACGTCGAGCACCTCGACCGCCTGGACTTCCAGGACTTCAAGGTCAGCGTCAAGGCATCCGATGTGTTCATGGCCGTCGAAGCCTACCGGCTGCTGGCCAAGCAGATCGTGCAGCCGCTGCACCTGGGCATCACCGAAGCGGGTGGCCTGCGTTCAGGGACGGTGAAATCCGCCGTCGGCCTCGGTATGCTGCTGGCCGAGGGCATTGGCGATACCATCCGTATCTCGCTTGCGGCCGACCCGGTCGAAGAAGTGAAAGTCGGCTACGACATCCTCAAGTCGCTGCACCTGCGTTCGCGTGGCATCAACTTCATCGCCTGCCCGAGCTGCTCGCGGCAGAACTTCGATGTGGTCAAGACCATGAACGAGCTGGAAGGGCGCCTGGAAGACCTGCTGGTGCCGCTGGACGTGGCGGTGATCGGTTGTGTGGTCAACGGCCCGGGTGAAGCCAAGGAAGCCCATGTAGGCTTGACCGGCGGCACGCCGAACCTGATCTACATCGACGGCAAGCCGGCGCAGAAACTGACCAATGACAACCTGGTCGATGAGCTGGAAAGGCTCATCCGTCAGAAAGCGGCCGAAAAGGTCGAAGCCGACGCGGCGCTGATCGCCCGTGGCTGA
- a CDS encoding pyridoxal phosphate-dependent aminotransferase: MIRSKLPNVGTTIFTTMSQLAVQTGALNLSQGFPDFNGPQALLDAVGRHVAAGHNQYSPMTGLPALRQQVAAKVARLYGAQVDADQEVTITPGATEAIFCAIQAVVHAGDEVIVFDPCYDSYEPSVELAGGRCVHVQLSDGDFRIDWQKFSDALSPRTRMVILNSPHNPSGALITREDLEQLATLIADRDIYLVSDEVYEHLVYDGVRHASVLAHEQLYQRAFVVSSFGKTYHVTGWKTGYVIAPPALSAELRKVHQYVNFCGVTPLQCALADFMAEHPEHIDELPAFYQAKRDLFCGLLEGSRFDFTRTAGTYFQLVDYSQIRPDLNDVDMSLWLTREHGVATIPVSVFYQQPIPEQRLVRLCFAKREETLRQAAERLCAI, from the coding sequence ATGATCCGCAGCAAACTGCCGAATGTCGGCACGACCATCTTCACCACCATGTCCCAGCTCGCCGTGCAGACCGGCGCGCTCAACCTGTCCCAGGGTTTCCCTGATTTCAACGGCCCGCAGGCCCTGCTCGATGCAGTGGGCCGGCATGTGGCTGCCGGGCACAACCAGTATTCGCCAATGACCGGCCTGCCGGCCTTGCGCCAGCAAGTGGCGGCGAAGGTGGCGCGGCTGTATGGCGCACAGGTGGATGCCGACCAGGAAGTGACCATCACCCCCGGTGCCACCGAGGCGATCTTCTGTGCCATCCAGGCGGTGGTCCATGCCGGTGACGAAGTGATTGTCTTCGACCCGTGCTACGACAGCTACGAGCCGTCCGTGGAACTGGCCGGTGGCCGCTGTGTGCATGTGCAACTGAGCGACGGCGACTTCCGTATCGACTGGCAGAAGTTCAGTGATGCCCTGAGCCCGCGCACCCGCATGGTCATCCTCAATTCGCCGCATAACCCCAGTGGCGCACTGATCACTCGCGAAGACCTTGAGCAGTTGGCAACGCTGATTGCCGACCGCGATATCTACCTGGTCAGCGATGAGGTCTACGAGCATCTGGTTTACGACGGCGTTCGCCACGCCAGCGTGTTGGCCCACGAGCAGTTGTATCAACGCGCCTTTGTGGTCAGTTCGTTCGGCAAGACCTACCACGTTACCGGCTGGAAGACCGGCTACGTGATCGCGCCCCCGGCGCTGAGCGCAGAGCTGCGCAAGGTGCACCAGTACGTCAACTTCTGTGGCGTGACGCCATTGCAATGCGCCCTGGCTGATTTCATGGCCGAGCACCCTGAGCATATCGATGAGCTGCCGGCCTTCTACCAGGCCAAGCGCGATCTGTTCTGCGGCTTGCTGGAAGGCTCACGCTTCGACTTTACCCGCACGGCAGGCACTTATTTCCAGTTGGTGGACTACTCGCAGATCCGCCCGGACCTGAACGATGTCGACATGTCGCTATGGCTCACCCGTGAGCACGGTGTGGCGACCATCCCGGTATCGGTGTTCTACCAGCAACCCATCCCCGAGCAACGCCTGGTACGCCTGTGCTTTGCCAAACGTGAGGAGACGCTGCGTCAGGCAGCGGAACGACTATGCGCGATCTGA
- the pilW gene encoding type IV pilus biogenesis/stability protein PilW — MSLRAALSILALLLLAGCVSGGAGDPLANRQGRADAGRAYVQLGLGYLQQGLTEQAKAPLGKALALDSRDADAHAALALVFQAEGEPTLAEAHFRKALQARTGDTRIRNNYGSFLYAQGRFAEAEQMFRLASSDTLYPERSRVYENLGLTALKLDSREAAHAYLLKALQLNQRQPKALLEMAELSYENRHYVPARDYYDRFSQLSDHDARSLLLGSRLARVFDEQGTLAELGQQLQRLYPGTPEYQQYLSEQR; from the coding sequence ATGAGCCTGCGCGCTGCGCTGTCGATCCTTGCGCTTTTGCTGCTGGCCGGCTGCGTGTCGGGCGGCGCGGGCGACCCCCTGGCCAACCGCCAGGGCAGGGCGGATGCGGGGCGTGCTTATGTGCAGCTTGGCCTGGGTTATTTGCAACAGGGTTTGACCGAGCAGGCCAAGGCGCCGCTGGGCAAGGCCCTGGCCCTGGACAGCCGTGATGCCGACGCACATGCCGCCCTGGCGCTGGTGTTCCAGGCCGAGGGTGAGCCGACACTGGCGGAGGCGCACTTTCGCAAAGCCTTGCAGGCCCGCACGGGCGACACGCGAATTCGCAACAATTACGGCAGTTTCCTTTATGCTCAGGGGCGATTTGCCGAGGCCGAGCAGATGTTTCGCCTGGCCAGTAGCGATACCCTGTATCCTGAGCGCTCACGCGTGTACGAGAACCTGGGCCTGACCGCCCTCAAGCTCGATAGCCGCGAGGCGGCGCACGCGTATCTGCTCAAAGCGTTGCAACTCAACCAGCGGCAACCGAAAGCGTTGCTGGAAATGGCTGAGTTGTCCTACGAAAACAGGCATTATGTGCCGGCCCGGGACTACTACGATCGTTTCAGCCAGTTGAGCGACCACGATGCCCGTAGCCTGCTGCTGGGTAGCCGCCTTGCCAGGGTGTTCGACGAGCAGGGCACATTGGCCGAGCTGGGCCAGCAATTACAACGACTTTATCCCGGTACGCCGGAATATCAGCAATACCTGTCGGAGCAACGATGA